In Dama dama isolate Ldn47 chromosome X, ASM3311817v1, whole genome shotgun sequence, one genomic interval encodes:
- the LOC133052083 gene encoding spermatid nuclear transition protein 3-like: MTKATRKPPQSRRVATRFASRKNGKKKTLCHRRCRGSMKARNMTMRVRRPLQGALRKKIRSYATQSTKVKKTRKANCFFSRCGRKKLNRSRKRYQKMRQSQGRRQNQRRK, encoded by the exons ATGACTAAGGCAACCAGGAAGCCACCGCAGTCAAGAAGAGTTGCAACGCGGTTTGCTTCAaggaagaatggaaaaaagaagacCCTTTGTCACAGGAGGTGCAGAGGCAGTATGAAG GCACGAAATATGACCATGAGGGTCAGAAGACCTCTACAAGGTGCCCTCAGAAAGAAAATCCGATCGTATGCCACTCAGTCGACGAAggtgaagaaaacaagaaaagcaaactGTTTCTTCTCTCGCTGTGGACGAAAGAAATTGAATCGAAGCCGAAAAAGGTACCAAAAGATGAGGCAGAGtcaaggaaggaggcagaatcaaaggagaaaataa